The genomic region CAAGGGAGGGGGCGTCCTAGGCATAGGCTTAAAGGACCCCACGGGGGGTTGCCGGCCTCGGGGAACCCGTCCCCTGGCCGGGCTCTGGACCTTAGGGGCCCCCCCGGAGAAAAGAAGGGAGTGGGGGTAAGGCCGCGGCCAAAGCCGGTAGGCTCTCTTCCCCAGTTTTCCAGCCCCCGATCGGGGGGCAAAACCCTAACTCCTTCCCGCCTCGAGCCGTGCCCAACCCCCACCGCCATCCTATGGCCTCCCAAGATGCTCTCCCGTCAATCCCCGCTCACGGGTGAGGTGACCAGCCACCCCACGCCGCTCCCTTGGATCTGGTGGGCTAACCTACCGTTTTAGTGCCGCGGGCCCAGGGGGAAGATCTGGATCTTTGGCTTCACGGGGTTGGGCGTTACCGTGGGTGGGGTGGTGAAGGTTACATTGAGGTAGAGGGACTGAGGCCGGATATCCTTGGAGTAAAAGGCAAAGTGAAGGGGCTTGGCGAAGGTGAGGACGCGCTCGCCCGTTTTCAGGTCCGTAACCCTGAGGGCGAAGGCGAGGAGCACCTTCTGGCCTTGAGGCGCGTACGCCTGCCACACGCTAGGATCCCCGGTGAGGACCTCAAGGCGCACCGGGTCCCGCCCAAAGGCCCCGCTGGGCACCGTTAGCACCAGGCTCCCCAACCCCATCCGCACGTAGTCCCAGGGTTGGACCAGGAGGCTTGCCACCACCTGGGGGAAGCCGTACTGGCTGGGATCAGGGGCTTGACCTAGGGCCGTGCTGACCAAAAGAGCAGAAAGCCAAAGCCACTTGCGCATAGACACCTCCAACTCCCAAGAAAACCCCATTTCCTGTAGAGAACCTGAAACGGGGAGGGCGGACTTTCTGGGTAGACTGGACCCATGGTACGGCTTTCCTGGCCTTGGCTCCTGGTCCTTTTGGGCCTGGCCCTTTTTCTGCTCATCAACGCCCCTTGGCTTTTCCAGCAGGGCTACCTCTGGTACTACCGGGGCCAGGTGGGGAGGATGGCTCCCTGGGAGGGCGACTTCCGCCTTCGCCTCTTGGTTTTGGCCCCTCACCCTGACGATGAGGTCCTATCCTCAGGGGGCCTGATCCAGAAGGTGCAGAGGGCGGGTGGAGAGGTGTTCATCGCCTGGATGACCCTGGGCGATGGCTTCCAGTGGGATGCCGCCTTATTGGACCGCACCCTAAGGCCGTGGCCGGAAGACCTGAGGCGACTGGCGGAAAGACGCCTTTCGGAGGCCAGGGCAGCAGCCCAAGCGTTGGGGGTGGCCCAAGACCGCCTCTTCTTCCTGGGGTATCCCGACCGGGGCCTCCTCCATATGTTCCTGGAGAACTTCTTCACCCCTTACCGCTCGCCGGCCACCCACCTGGACCGGATGGCCTATCCGGGCACCCTTTCCCCAGGAGCACCCTACACCGGGGAGGCCTGGGAGGACGATATGAGGCGCATACTGGACCGGGTCAAACCGGATCTGGTGGTGGCCCCAGCCCCAGAGGATGCCCATGTGGACCACCGGGCCACCGCCTACATGGCCCTTAGGCTTCTAGGGGAGCGGGGCTGGCTTTCCCGGCTCCGCTTTTATATCGT from Thermus albus harbors:
- a CDS encoding PIG-L deacetylase family protein → MVRLSWPWLLVLLGLALFLLINAPWLFQQGYLWYYRGQVGRMAPWEGDFRLRLLVLAPHPDDEVLSSGGLIQKVQRAGGEVFIAWMTLGDGFQWDAALLDRTLRPWPEDLRRLAERRLSEARAAAQALGVAQDRLFFLGYPDRGLLHMFLENFFTPYRSPATHLDRMAYPGTLSPGAPYTGEAWEDDMRRILDRVKPDLVVAPAPEDAHVDHRATAYMALRLLGERGWLSRLRFYIVHGGLEWPLPKGLHPGLYLEPPPRGRGLSWRRLDLSPEEEALKLQALKAHRSQMELLGRFMEAFVRKNELFAMPPSGASP